One segment of Anguilla anguilla isolate fAngAng1 chromosome 1, fAngAng1.pri, whole genome shotgun sequence DNA contains the following:
- the LOC118214397 gene encoding ladderlectin-like, protein MRVFAVSVLLFMVLALHVSEEASVAEAEISQAVNGAAPPAEETEKTVPDVPVQNLSLPESPEFGDEAPLTRSLGDCPFGWYGHQARCYQFVNQASTWINAQQYCIGLGANLASARNPREYIFLQELVDRIGQTSRAWLGGFYLQNTWLWVDGEGFYYHNWQSQSSSSSYPCLFLQTRVGWSNNNCHSTTNPFICVKRTC, encoded by the exons ATGAGGGTTTTTGCCGTCTCCGTGCTGCTCTTCATGGTCCTCGCTCTTCACGTATCAG AGGAGGCCAGTGTGGCTGAAGCAGAGATCAGTCAGGCTGTAAATGGTGCTGCACCTCCAGCAG AAGAGACTGAGAAAACTGTGCCAGATGTACCAGTGCAGAATCTCTCACTCCCAG AATCCCCTGAATTTGGGGATGAGGCTCCACTTACACGATCCCTAGGGGATTGTCCATTTGGTTGGTATGGCCATCAAGCACGCTGCTACCAGTTTGTTAATCAGGCCAGTACATGGATCAATGCACAG CAATATTGCATAGGACTAGGTGCTAACTTAGCCTCAGCACGCAACCCAAGGGAATACATATTCCTCCAAGAATTGGTTGATCGAATTGGTCAAACTTCACGAGCATGGCTTGGGGGGTTTTATCTTCAG AACACATGGTTGTGGGTGGATGGGGAAGGATTCTACTACCATAACTGGCAATCTCAGAGTTCTTCTAGCAGCTACCCTTGCCTTTTTCTGCAAACAAGAG ttGGCTGGTCCAACAATAATTGCCACTCTACAACCAATCCATTCATTTGTGTGAAAAGAACTTGCTGA